A section of the Bacillus carboniphilus genome encodes:
- the yyaC gene encoding spore protease YyaC produces MKLKPQFFDRSSGNVRIPYDDEHAVQSLASRIQQLIPTTTQPIVFICIGTDRSTGDSLGPFIGTLLKEKPTTPFFIYGTLDDPIHAVNLMDKLNMIQNEHKNPYIIGIDACLGRIKSVGHIILGEGPVKPGAGVNKDLPHVGDAHITGIVNVSGFMEFFVLQNTRLNLVVSMAKTVANGIYEAGIQFQRRIELNNFNPLDQEQSL; encoded by the coding sequence ATGAAATTGAAACCACAGTTTTTCGATCGATCGAGTGGGAACGTAAGAATTCCATATGATGATGAACATGCTGTTCAATCTCTAGCAAGCCGTATACAACAGTTAATTCCTACAACCACCCAACCCATTGTTTTTATATGTATAGGAACAGACCGTTCAACCGGTGACTCTTTAGGACCCTTTATCGGAACCCTCCTAAAGGAAAAGCCCACTACACCCTTCTTTATATACGGGACACTGGATGATCCAATTCACGCAGTTAATTTAATGGATAAATTAAATATGATTCAAAACGAACACAAAAATCCCTATATCATTGGAATTGATGCCTGTTTAGGACGAATTAAAAGTGTTGGTCATATCATCCTTGGGGAAGGTCCTGTCAAACCAGGAGCCGGGGTAAATAAAGACCTGCCGCATGTTGGTGATGCTCACATAACTGGTATTGTAAATGTTAGTGGTTTTATGGAATTTTTCGTTTTACAAAATACCCGTTTGAATCTTGTAGTAAGTATGGCAAAAACTGTAGCTAATGGTATTTATGAAGCAGGTATTCAATTTCAAAGACGAATTGAATTAAATAATTTTAATCCTCTTGATCAGGAACAATCCTTATAA
- the rpsR gene encoding 30S ribosomal protein S18, translating to MAGRRGGRAKRRKVCYFTANGITHIDYKDVDLLKKFISERGKILPRRVTGTNAKYQRKLTAAIKRARTMALLPYVSGE from the coding sequence ATGGCAGGACGTAGAGGTGGACGTGCAAAACGCCGTAAAGTGTGTTACTTCACAGCTAACGGTATTACGCACATCGATTATAAAGATGTAGATCTTCTTAAAAAATTCATCTCAGAACGTGGAAAAATTCTTCCACGTCGTGTGACTGGTACAAATGCTAAATATCAACGTAAGTTGACTGCAGCAATTAAACGTGCTCGTACAATGGCTCTTCTTCCATATGTAAGTGGAGAATAA
- a CDS encoding ParB/RepB/Spo0J family partition protein, with protein sequence MAKGLGKGINALFSNLEVGNEETVQEVKVNDIRPNPYQPRKVFKPEAIEELKESILEHGILQPIILRKSIKGYEIVVGERRFRAAKDAKLQAIPAVIRELSEKQMMELAVLENLQREDLTPIEEAMAYQRLMEKLGITQEQLAKRLGKSRPHIANHVRLLSLPQEIQQYITDGSISMGHGRALLGLRNKELLKQVVQKVIKEQINVRQLEELIFRLNENVSRETKATTKPKKDVFVQEQESILREKFGTTVNIVQKKKKGKIEIEFFSKEDLDRILELLDR encoded by the coding sequence ATGGCTAAAGGGCTTGGAAAAGGAATTAATGCTCTCTTTTCAAATTTAGAAGTAGGAAATGAAGAAACAGTCCAGGAAGTTAAGGTTAACGATATTCGTCCAAACCCATATCAACCTCGAAAGGTTTTTAAACCAGAAGCCATTGAGGAATTAAAAGAATCAATTTTGGAACATGGTATTCTTCAGCCTATTATCCTTCGAAAAAGTATAAAGGGATATGAAATTGTTGTTGGAGAAAGACGCTTCCGTGCTGCAAAAGATGCTAAACTCCAAGCAATTCCTGCTGTTATTAGAGAGTTATCAGAAAAACAGATGATGGAGCTAGCTGTTTTAGAAAATCTGCAGAGGGAGGACTTAACTCCAATTGAAGAAGCAATGGCTTATCAGAGACTTATGGAGAAACTGGGCATAACGCAAGAACAATTAGCCAAACGTCTTGGAAAGAGCAGACCGCATATAGCCAACCATGTTCGTTTGCTATCATTACCCCAGGAGATTCAACAATACATAACTGATGGCTCTATATCCATGGGGCACGGTCGAGCTCTACTTGGCTTGCGTAATAAGGAGCTTCTAAAACAGGTTGTCCAAAAAGTAATAAAGGAACAAATAAATGTAAGACAGCTTGAGGAGTTAATTTTCAGGTTGAACGAAAATGTTTCACGTGAAACAAAAGCAACTACGAAGCCTAAGAAAGATGTGTTCGTCCAAGAACAAGAATCCATACTTCGAGAAAAATTTGGTACTACAGTTAACATCGTACAAAAGAAGAAAAAAGGGAAAATTGAGATTGAGTTCTTTTCAAAGGAAGACCTCGACCGAATATTAGAATTACTTGATCGATAA
- a CDS encoding DUF554 domain-containing protein — protein MVLFGTIINGITIILGTIIGKFLSKIPDQMKTTVMHGIGLAVVVLGLQMAFKSEQFLYVIISLVLGAVIGEWIDLDGKLNACGNWLEKKLGAFGSGQISQGFVTATLIFVIGAMAILGALDSGMKNNHDILLTKAIIDGFTALILTTTLGIGVMFSAIPVVIYQGTIALLAAQIVALVPSVLLDQLIAEITASGGVMILAIGLNLTGITKIRVANLLPGIMVIIVLVIVMYNLNGIL, from the coding sequence ATGGTGCTCTTTGGCACAATCATCAATGGGATTACTATTATATTAGGAACGATTATCGGCAAATTTCTATCCAAAATTCCAGACCAAATGAAAACAACAGTCATGCATGGTATTGGATTAGCAGTTGTTGTCCTAGGCTTGCAAATGGCCTTTAAAAGTGAACAGTTTCTCTATGTGATTATCAGCTTAGTATTAGGTGCAGTCATAGGTGAATGGATTGATCTTGATGGTAAACTAAATGCATGTGGGAATTGGTTAGAAAAAAAATTAGGTGCATTTGGGAGTGGGCAAATCTCACAAGGTTTTGTTACAGCGACCTTAATATTTGTGATTGGAGCAATGGCTATTCTGGGTGCATTAGATAGTGGAATGAAAAATAATCATGATATCCTCTTAACAAAGGCGATTATAGATGGATTTACTGCACTCATTTTAACAACAACATTAGGAATTGGTGTTATGTTTTCAGCTATTCCAGTCGTCATTTATCAAGGAACAATTGCTTTGTTAGCAGCACAAATAGTAGCTTTGGTTCCGAGTGTTCTTTTAGACCAACTGATAGCTGAAATTACTGCCTCTGGTGGGGTTATGATATTAGCAATTGGCCTTAATCTAACGGGAATTACTAAAATAAGGGTTGCAAACTTATTACCGGGTATTATGGTGATTATAGTATTGGTGATTGTGATGTATAACCTAAATGGTATCTTATAA
- the ssb gene encoding single-stranded DNA-binding protein yields the protein MLNRVVLVGRLTKDPDLRYTPSGVPVATFSLAVNRTFTNQQGEREADFINVVVWRKPAENVANFLKKGSLAGVDGRIQTRNYEGQDGRRVYVTEVVAESVQFLEPRGASQGNGESGFSGGSRDRDFGYNQNQPQRNNNRNNNQHSRLDDDPFADNGEPIDISDDDLPF from the coding sequence ATGCTGAACCGTGTCGTCCTCGTAGGTAGACTAACAAAAGATCCGGATCTTCGTTACACGCCAAGTGGTGTACCAGTTGCAACTTTTTCTCTTGCTGTTAATCGTACTTTTACGAACCAACAAGGAGAAAGAGAAGCAGACTTTATCAATGTTGTTGTTTGGAGAAAACCTGCTGAAAACGTGGCGAATTTCTTGAAAAAGGGAAGCTTAGCTGGTGTTGATGGACGTATCCAAACAAGAAACTATGAAGGTCAAGATGGTCGTAGAGTATATGTTACTGAAGTAGTGGCAGAATCTGTTCAATTTCTTGAACCAAGAGGTGCATCTCAAGGTAATGGCGAAAGTGGATTCTCTGGAGGTTCAAGGGACAGAGACTTTGGATACAATCAGAATCAACCACAACGAAATAATAACCGTAACAACAATCAACATTCACGTCTAGATGACGATCCTTTCGCTGACAACGGTGAACCGATTGACATCTCTGATGATGATTTACCATTTTAA
- a CDS encoding AAA family ATPase yields MGKIVAIANQKGGVGKTTTSVNLGACLAYIGKKVLLVDVDPQGNATSGVGIDKADVEQCIYDILVEDIPAEKVVKGTKVENLFAIPATIQLAGAEIELVPTISREVRLKRALENLKSEYDYIIIDCPPSLGLLTLNALTASDAVLIPVQCEYYALEGLSQLLNTVRLVQKHLNNQLTIEGVLLTMLDARTNLGIQVIEEVKKYFQEKVFQTIIPRNIRLSEAPSHGEPIIIYDPKSRGAEVYLDLAKEVVANG; encoded by the coding sequence GTGGGCAAGATCGTTGCGATTGCTAACCAAAAGGGTGGTGTTGGTAAAACAACAACATCAGTTAATCTTGGAGCATGTTTAGCATACATAGGTAAAAAGGTTTTGCTCGTCGACGTTGACCCCCAAGGGAATGCAACAAGTGGGGTTGGTATCGATAAAGCAGATGTCGAACAGTGTATATATGATATTTTAGTTGAGGATATTCCAGCAGAAAAAGTAGTAAAGGGAACAAAAGTTGAAAATCTATTTGCTATTCCTGCAACCATTCAATTAGCAGGAGCTGAGATTGAATTAGTTCCAACTATTTCTCGGGAAGTTCGCCTTAAGCGGGCATTAGAAAACTTAAAAAGTGAATATGATTACATCATTATTGATTGTCCACCTTCTTTAGGTCTTCTAACTCTTAACGCATTAACTGCTTCGGATGCCGTTTTGATCCCAGTTCAATGTGAATACTATGCCCTTGAGGGTCTAAGTCAATTATTAAACACAGTTCGACTTGTACAAAAACATCTAAATAATCAATTAACGATTGAAGGTGTTCTTTTAACTATGCTGGATGCCAGAACAAACTTAGGTATTCAGGTAATAGAAGAAGTGAAAAAATATTTTCAAGAAAAAGTGTTTCAAACCATTATTCCTCGTAACATTCGGTTGAGTGAGGCACCTAGCCACGGAGAGCCTATTATTATATATGATCCTAAATCTCGTGGGGCAGAGGTATATTTAGACTTGGCAAAGGAAGTGGTGGCGAATGGCTAA
- a CDS encoding DUF951 domain-containing protein — translation MEEKVYDLNTVVEMKKAHPCGTNRWRIIRMGMDIRIKCEGCQHSVLLPRREFTKKVKKILENPQKEA, via the coding sequence ATGGAAGAAAAGGTATATGACTTAAATACGGTCGTAGAAATGAAAAAAGCACACCCTTGTGGGACAAACCGATGGAGAATTATTAGAATGGGTATGGATATCCGCATTAAATGTGAAGGGTGTCAGCATAGTGTGTTATTGCCACGAAGAGAGTTTACAAAAAAGGTGAAAAAAATACTAGAAAACCCTCAGAAAGAAGCATGA
- a CDS encoding YybS family protein, with product MNQTRRLTEGAVLLAVFSVLLTGVLYLPILWLVVALFLPLPFIIYTVRYGLKSSLIFSLAAFLISFIIGNIYTLPVAISSGALGLMIGYAVKEKKGRLFLYITSTLTVTITTLLQYVLSIILLDINVIERIFTETQATMIKAIEIMEQFGQGLPQGYTEETINQTFDLARTLFPVLLVLMSFVAMYINVLVCDPILRRLNIHLPKRIPFREWRLPRNIIWYYLVVTLLSLFMPIETGTFVYNAVINVSYLLQILFVIQGLSFIYFYAYNKGITKALPIIVTVFVFLMPILLLLVVIVGIMDIGFDLRQRVNQSKS from the coding sequence GTGAATCAAACTAGGAGACTCACAGAAGGTGCAGTTTTGTTAGCTGTATTTTCTGTATTATTAACAGGTGTTTTATATTTACCTATACTTTGGCTAGTTGTTGCTCTCTTTCTACCATTACCTTTTATCATTTATACAGTAAGATATGGGCTAAAAAGCAGTCTTATATTCTCATTAGCAGCCTTTCTGATATCTTTTATTATTGGAAACATATATACTTTGCCAGTTGCTATTTCATCTGGGGCACTTGGATTGATGATTGGTTATGCGGTAAAAGAAAAGAAAGGTCGCTTGTTTTTATACATAACTTCTACCCTAACTGTAACTATTACAACACTTCTGCAATATGTCTTATCCATTATTTTGCTTGATATCAATGTGATAGAGAGAATCTTTACAGAAACTCAGGCAACGATGATTAAGGCTATTGAAATAATGGAACAATTTGGACAAGGATTGCCTCAGGGTTATACGGAAGAGACAATTAACCAGACCTTTGACTTAGCTAGGACCCTTTTTCCAGTATTGTTAGTTTTAATGTCATTTGTGGCTATGTATATCAATGTGTTGGTCTGTGATCCTATTTTAAGGCGTTTGAATATTCACCTTCCGAAACGTATACCTTTCAGAGAGTGGAGATTGCCAAGAAACATTATTTGGTATTATTTAGTAGTGACACTTTTATCACTTTTTATGCCCATAGAGACAGGCACATTTGTATATAATGCTGTAATAAACGTTTCTTATTTACTTCAAATCTTATTCGTAATTCAAGGGTTATCTTTTATTTATTTTTATGCGTATAATAAAGGAATAACGAAAGCCTTACCAATCATTGTGACGGTATTTGTTTTTCTAATGCCGATATTACTTTTACTCGTAGTTATAGTAGGGATTATGGACATTGGCTTTGACTTAAGACAGCGGGTGAATCAATCTAAATCATGA
- the rplI gene encoding 50S ribosomal protein L9 encodes MKVIFLKDVKGKGKKGEVKNVADGYARNFLLKQGLAVEANKGNVSTLDAQKKKEEKLAQEELQEAEALKLQLEKITVEFSAKSGEGGRLFGSVTSKQIAEELKKAHGIKIDKRKIELADGIRTLGYTKVPVKLHSEVTATLNVHVTEEN; translated from the coding sequence ATGAAGGTAATCTTTCTTAAAGATGTAAAAGGTAAAGGGAAAAAAGGAGAAGTGAAAAATGTAGCAGATGGATATGCTCGTAACTTCCTCCTTAAACAAGGGTTAGCTGTAGAAGCCAATAAAGGTAATGTCAGTACATTAGATGCCCAAAAGAAGAAAGAAGAGAAGCTTGCACAAGAAGAACTCCAAGAAGCGGAAGCACTTAAGCTTCAATTGGAAAAGATAACAGTTGAGTTCTCGGCAAAATCCGGCGAGGGTGGCAGATTATTTGGATCTGTTACTAGTAAACAAATCGCAGAGGAACTAAAGAAAGCACATGGTATTAAGATTGATAAGAGGAAGATTGAACTGGCCGATGGAATCCGTACGTTAGGGTATACAAAAGTTCCTGTTAAGCTTCACTCTGAGGTGACGGCTACCCTAAATGTGCATGTGACAGAAGAAAACTAA
- a CDS encoding DUF2164 domain-containing protein → MYIKLPKEKKDILIQEIQAYFQEEKGEDWGLIAAENLLDFFMQRLGPNLYNQGVQDAKQLVSQLLLNIEEDISSLERPIKRDY, encoded by the coding sequence ATGTATATAAAACTCCCTAAAGAGAAGAAGGATATTTTAATACAAGAAATTCAGGCGTATTTTCAAGAAGAAAAAGGGGAGGATTGGGGGCTTATTGCTGCAGAAAATCTACTTGATTTCTTTATGCAAAGGTTAGGACCTAATCTGTATAATCAGGGTGTTCAGGACGCTAAGCAGCTTGTTTCACAGCTTTTACTGAATATTGAGGAAGATATTAGTTCTCTAGAAAGACCGATTAAACGGGATTATTAA
- the rpsF gene encoding 30S ribosomal protein S6: MRKYEIMYIIRPNIEDEGKKAVVDRFNTILTDNGAEVLEAKEWGKRRLAYEINDFRDGYYQIVKVSAGTEAVNEFDRLARINDDILRHIVVKEEE, translated from the coding sequence ATGAGAAAGTACGAAATCATGTACATCATCCGCCCAAACATTGAAGATGAAGGAAAGAAAGCAGTTGTTGATCGTTTCAACACGATTCTAACTGACAACGGTGCTGAAGTACTTGAAGCGAAAGAATGGGGGAAACGCCGTCTAGCGTACGAAATCAACGATTTCCGCGATGGTTACTACCAAATCGTTAAAGTAAGTGCTGGTACAGAAGCTGTTAACGAATTCGATCGTTTAGCACGTATCAATGATGATATCCTTCGTCACATCGTAGTTAAAGAAGAAGAATAA
- a CDS encoding DHH family phosphoesterase yields the protein MPSHLTKGLFKPPLYGIIVLTIALLGILAYYQWIVALIGFVVFGVLFFFLLQREDTRQREVEDYISTLSHRVKKVGEEALLEMPIGIMLINDDYVIEWTNSYLSSCFEEESLVGRSLYDVADALIPVIKQEIETDSITIIDRKYKVVYKAEERLLYFFDITEQWELEKKYNDEQPVISIIFLDNYDEMTQGMDDQTKSSLNSQVTSILNKWATENGIFLKRVSSERFLAIFHEKVLRELETGKFSILDDVRELTTKQNVPLTLSVGVGTGASSLTELGSLAQSSLDLALGRGGDQVAIKQPNGKVKFFGGKTNPMEKRTRVRARVISHALRELIVGSDKVFIMGHKRPDMDAVGSSIGILKVVQMNKKEGYIVMDPHDIDTGVSRLMQEVKQRPNLNSRFISPDEALELATEDTLLVVVDTHKPSMVIEEKLVSGLDHVVVIDHHRRGEEFIKNPLLVYMEPYASSTAELVTELLEYQPKNSPIEMLEATALLAGIIVDTKSFTLRTGSRTFDAASYLRALGADTVLVQKFLKEDVNTFVRRAKLIESVEFYKEGIAIAKGPEDDQFDQVLIAQAADTLLTMDEVSASFVVAYRQDGIVSISARSLGEINVQIIAENLGGGGHLTNAATQLTDVTIEEAVQQLYDVIDEIKLGGTKE from the coding sequence ATGCCTTCTCATTTAACAAAGGGGTTATTTAAACCCCCTTTATATGGAATTATTGTATTAACCATTGCTTTGCTAGGAATTTTAGCGTATTACCAATGGATTGTAGCGTTAATTGGCTTTGTCGTTTTTGGTGTTTTATTCTTCTTCCTTTTACAGCGAGAGGACACACGACAAAGAGAAGTGGAAGACTATATTTCTACTCTATCCCATAGAGTGAAAAAGGTGGGAGAGGAAGCTCTACTCGAGATGCCCATTGGGATTATGCTCATCAATGATGATTATGTTATTGAATGGACCAATTCCTATCTATCTTCGTGTTTCGAGGAAGAGTCACTAGTTGGTCGTTCGCTTTATGATGTAGCGGATGCTTTAATTCCTGTAATTAAACAAGAAATCGAAACAGATAGTATTACTATAATCGACCGAAAGTATAAAGTCGTTTATAAAGCAGAAGAACGACTTCTTTACTTTTTTGATATTACAGAGCAATGGGAACTAGAAAAGAAATATAATGACGAGCAACCGGTGATTTCCATTATCTTCTTAGATAATTACGATGAGATGACTCAAGGGATGGATGACCAAACGAAGAGTAGTTTAAATAGCCAGGTTACCTCTATTCTAAATAAATGGGCTACAGAAAACGGTATATTCCTAAAGAGGGTATCCTCAGAACGCTTTTTAGCCATTTTTCACGAAAAGGTGTTAAGAGAGCTAGAAACAGGAAAATTCAGTATTCTAGATGACGTAAGAGAACTAACGACCAAACAAAATGTGCCATTGACACTAAGTGTTGGAGTAGGTACAGGTGCCTCATCTCTAACGGAACTAGGTAGCCTCGCTCAATCAAGCTTAGATTTAGCACTGGGACGTGGTGGAGACCAAGTTGCTATAAAACAACCTAATGGAAAAGTTAAGTTCTTTGGTGGGAAAACAAACCCTATGGAAAAGCGTACAAGGGTGAGAGCGCGAGTCATTTCCCATGCACTTAGAGAACTCATTGTTGGAAGTGATAAAGTCTTTATTATGGGTCATAAGCGGCCAGATATGGATGCAGTAGGATCCTCTATAGGAATCTTAAAAGTTGTTCAGATGAATAAAAAAGAGGGTTATATTGTTATGGATCCTCATGATATAGATACAGGTGTAAGTCGCTTAATGCAAGAAGTAAAACAACGGCCAAACTTAAACTCACGTTTTATTTCTCCTGATGAAGCTTTAGAATTAGCGACAGAAGATACCTTATTGGTAGTAGTGGATACACATAAACCATCAATGGTGATAGAAGAAAAACTGGTTTCTGGACTTGATCATGTTGTTGTAATCGATCATCATCGTAGAGGAGAAGAGTTTATTAAAAATCCATTACTTGTTTATATGGAGCCTTATGCATCATCAACTGCTGAACTAGTAACAGAACTTCTAGAATATCAGCCGAAAAATAGCCCGATTGAGATGTTAGAAGCTACGGCATTACTAGCTGGCATTATTGTGGATACGAAGAGCTTTACGTTAAGAACCGGTTCTAGAACATTCGATGCCGCTTCCTATTTACGAGCTTTAGGTGCAGATACCGTACTTGTTCAGAAATTCCTAAAAGAAGACGTAAATACATTCGTGAGAAGGGCAAAGCTCATTGAAAGTGTAGAGTTTTATAAAGAAGGCATAGCCATTGCTAAAGGACCAGAAGATGATCAATTCGATCAAGTCCTTATTGCTCAAGCAGCGGATACCTTATTAACGATGGATGAAGTGTCAGCATCTTTTGTTGTAGCATACAGACAAGATGGAATTGTAAGTATAAGTGCCCGTTCATTAGGTGAAATCAACGTGCAAATTATTGCTGAAAACCTAGGCGGTGGAGGGCATTTAACGAATGCAGCTACACAATTAACCGATGTAACAATCGAAGAAGCTGTTCAACAATTATATGATGTTATTGATGAAATAAAGTTAGGGGGAACTAAGGAATGA
- the ychF gene encoding redox-regulated ATPase YchF encodes MALTAGIVGLPNVGKSTLFNAITQAGAESANYPFCTIDPNVGIVEVPDHRLQKLTELVQPKKTVPTTFEFTDIAGIVKGASKGEGLGNKFLSHIRQVDAICHVVRCFADDNITHVSGQVDPIADIETINLELILADLESVDKRIERVGKLAKQKDKEAVFEHEILVKLKEAFEDEKPARTVEFTEEQMKIVKGLHLLTIKPMLYVANVGEDEVSDPSANEYVQQVKSFANQDNAEVIVVCAKIESEIAELEGEEKEMFLSELGIEESGLDQLIRASYSLLGLATYFTAGVQEVRAWTFRKGMKAPQCAGIIHTDFERGFIRAETVSYDDLMAAGSMNAAKEAGKVRLEGKEYVVKDGDVIHFRFNV; translated from the coding sequence ATGGCCTTAACAGCCGGGATTGTTGGCTTACCGAACGTTGGAAAGTCGACTTTATTTAATGCAATTACACAAGCAGGTGCTGAATCTGCAAATTATCCTTTTTGTACGATTGATCCAAACGTAGGAATCGTAGAAGTTCCAGATCATCGCTTACAGAAATTAACAGAATTGGTTCAACCTAAGAAGACAGTTCCGACTACGTTTGAGTTTACAGATATTGCAGGTATCGTAAAGGGTGCAAGTAAAGGGGAAGGATTAGGAAATAAATTCCTCTCGCATATTCGCCAGGTCGATGCCATTTGTCATGTTGTTCGTTGCTTTGCTGATGACAACATTACTCATGTGTCTGGACAAGTAGATCCTATTGCAGATATTGAAACGATTAACCTTGAGTTAATTTTAGCAGACTTAGAATCCGTCGATAAAAGAATTGAACGTGTAGGTAAATTAGCTAAGCAAAAGGATAAAGAAGCCGTTTTTGAACATGAAATATTAGTAAAACTAAAAGAGGCTTTTGAAGATGAAAAACCTGCTAGAACCGTTGAATTTACAGAGGAGCAAATGAAGATTGTTAAAGGACTTCATCTGCTTACGATTAAACCGATGCTTTATGTGGCCAATGTAGGTGAAGATGAAGTATCTGATCCTTCTGCAAATGAATATGTCCAACAAGTCAAGAGCTTTGCTAACCAAGATAATGCAGAAGTAATTGTAGTTTGTGCAAAGATTGAATCGGAAATTGCTGAACTTGAAGGGGAAGAAAAAGAAATGTTCCTTTCAGAGTTAGGTATTGAAGAATCAGGTCTTGATCAACTCATCCGGGCTTCATACAGTTTATTAGGTTTAGCAACATACTTTACAGCAGGGGTCCAAGAAGTTAGAGCTTGGACATTTAGAAAAGGTATGAAAGCTCCTCAGTGTGCTGGTATCATTCACACAGATTTCGAAAGAGGCTTCATTCGAGCAGAAACGGTTTCTTACGATGATTTAATGGCAGCGGGTTCAATGAATGCTGCTAAAGAAGCGGGTAAGGTAAGACTAGAAGGAAAAGAGTATGTAGTAAAAGACGGAGACGTTATTCATTTCCGTTTTAATGTATAA